A window from Deltaproteobacteria bacterium encodes these proteins:
- a CDS encoding response regulator: MAKKIMIIDDDPNIVTYLEDIFQDAGYVTCTAGDGADALPVVKQENPDLITLDLEMPKEWGPRFYRALSQEEGLAKIPVIVISGLSGNKYAIPKAVASLTKPFDREELLAVVKDTLG; encoded by the coding sequence ATGGCCAAGAAAATCATGATCATTGACGACGATCCGAACATCGTGACCTATCTGGAGGACATTTTTCAGGATGCCGGGTACGTGACCTGCACGGCAGGCGATGGCGCGGACGCGTTGCCCGTGGTCAAACAGGAGAATCCGGATTTGATCACCCTGGACCTGGAAATGCCCAAGGAGTGGGGGCCGCGTTTTTATCGCGCATTGAGTCAGGAGGAGGGGCTGGCGAAGATCCCGGTTATTGTGATCAGCGGTCTTTCCGGAAACAAGTACGCGATCCCCAAGGCCGTGGCCTCGTTGACCAAGCCGTTTGACCGGGAAGAGTTGCTGGCCGTGGTCAAGGACACGCTCGGTTAA